A window of Staphylococcus lloydii genomic DNA:
TTCTATCATTTTTGTTAAGCCTTTAATATCGCTAGAAAAACCTTGTGCCACAAATGTTGCACCTGAAGAAATAGCAATTTCTAACGGAGCTACATTTTGTTCGATGTTTCCTTTAGGTGTCGATTTAGTTATAAAACCTGGTGCTGATGATGGTGAAGTTTGTCCTTTTGTTAAACCATATATTTGGTTATCCATTACAATATAAGTCATGTTCATGTTTCTACGTAATGCATGAATCGTATGACCCATACCGATAGCGTAGCCATCACCGTCACCACCAGAAGCAATAACTGTTAAGTCTTTGTTTGCCATCTTCACACCTTGTGCAAGTGGTAATGAACGACCATGAATACCATGCACACCATAAGCATTAATATAACCAGACAAACGGCCAGAACAACCTATTCCTGTTATTATTGCAACTTCTTCTGGTTCCAGTCCTACATTTGCTGCAGCTTTTTGAATTGCGGCTTGTACTGAAAAATCACCGCAACCTGGACACCAGTTGGGCTTCACATTATTTCTAAAATCCTTAAATGTTGCCACTTAAACCAGCTCCTTAATTTCTTTAGCTATTGCTAAACCTTTTTCTTCTATCTCATGAGGCAAGAACGGCGTACCGTCATATTTCGTTTGATTAATTAATTTATCGCCTAAATTTACGTTCATTTTTAGTATGTTTGCGAGTTGACCTTGATAATTGTGCTCAGCAACTACGACTTTAGATGCTTTATCAACTGCATCTTGGATAATTTTATTAGGGAATGGGTGCAATTGTCTGATTTGTAGATGATTAACCTTGATGTCTTGTTTTTCTAAACGTTCTTTTCCTTCTTGTATTGCACCTTTAGTTGAAATAAAACCTATATATAAAATGTCCGCAGCTGAATGTGCTTCGTCTAACTCAACTGGTTTATTAATTAATAAGTGTTGCGTTTTACGCATACGTTTTTCCATTTGCTGTTGACGGTTATCTGCCGCTTCACTCGTCTTACCTTCTTCGTTATGTTCAACGCCCGTTACGTGATGAATACCGCCTTTTAAACCTGGTATCGGTCTAGGTGATACACCACTGTCTGTTAATGCATAACGTTTGAAGTAAGCTTTATCATCTTCGTCTCTTTCAATGTCACTTTGTAGTAATTCACCACGGTTAATTTCTATTTTATTATAATCTAGTTGTTGTACCGTTTGTTTACCTAATGATAATTGTAAATCACTAAGTACAATAACTGGACATTGATAGGCTTCAGCTAAGTTAAATGCTTCCATCGTTAAATAAAAAGCATCTTCTGCATCTGTCGGTGCTACTACAATTTTAGGAATATCTCCGTGTGTCCCATAAATCATTTGCATTAAATCAGATTGTTCTTGCTTAGTTGGTAAACCTGTAGAAGGACCACCACGTTGCGTATTAATAACGACGAAAGGTGTTTCAGTCATACCAGATAGACCAATCGCTTCCATCATTAAGGATAACCCTGGTCCAGCACTTGCTGTAAATGAACGAACGCCAGCATAGTTAGAACCAATTGCCATATTTGCTGCCGCAATTTCATCTTCAGTTTGTACAACCGTACCCCCAACTTTAGGTAAGTTCTCTATCATGTATTCCATAATTTCTGATGCCGGTGTAATAGGGTATGCAGCCATAAATCTAGAGCCTGCTGACAATGCACCTAACCCAATCGCATCATTACCAATCATATATAAATGAGGGTCTTCATTAGTATTGTCTAACTCGAAGTCACCGCTTACGCTTTGCAATTGTTCTTGCATCAAACGATAACCCTCATTTAATGCTTGTATATTCATTTCTACAACTTTATCGCCTTTCTTTTCAAACATGTTAGTGATTAAAGTTTCAAAAGTTGCAGTATCTAAGTTCATAAGTGAACAAGTAGCACCAACTGCTACCATGTTTTTCATTAATGCTGTGCCTAAATCTTTTGCTGTTGCTGTAAAAGGTAAATCTATTAATTGCGCTTTGCAATCTTCAGGCTTTTCAGGTTTCGCCTTACTGTCTGCAAGAATAACGCTATCTTCTCGCATTTCGTGATGGTTTACTTCAATCGTTTCTTGATCGAAAGCTACCAAAATATCTAAATCATCGCTTATCGCATGGACAGGCGTTGTTGATACTCTAATTTTATTGTTTGTATGTCCACCTTTAATACGACTAGAAAAATGTCTATAGCCATAAAGATAGTAGCCTTTTCGGTTCATAGCTGTAGCAAAGATCTCTCCCGTTGATTCAATGCCTTCACCTTGTTGGCCGCCCACTTTCCATGATACTTGTGATTTCATATCAACTTGCCTCCTAGTGGTAAAATAGTTCATCTTTAATAATACCAAATAAAACCACCCTATTACTATGTATAGCGTGGTTAAAATTTATTTTCATACTAATGGACGATATTAATTAAACGGATGATCGTCATTAATTAACACACGTTCAATATGCTTAGTCTGTCCATTCTTATCTAAATCAATAATGACTCCAGACAATACACTTCTGCCTTCTTCTGGAAGTACATGTCTTTGCGGTAGACTCGTAATAAATCTATTGATTACTTCGTCTCTGTTAATACCTAAAATGCCATCATAGTATCCAGTCATACCGACGTCAGTAATATAACCAGTGCCATTTGGCAGTATTCTTTCATCCGCAGTTTGAATATGAGTATGTGTACCGACCATCGCGCTTACACGACCGTCTAAATACCAACCCATTGCATTTTTTTCTGATGTCGTTTCCGCATGGAAGTCCACGAAAATATAATCCGTTTCCTTCTTCGCTTCTTCAATTAAAGCGTCTGCTTTTTTAAATGGGTCATCTATGTCTTGCATAAATGCACGACCTTGCAAATTGATAATTGCAAGTTTAATGTCATTTATTTGAATAAAACGCATGCCAACGCCTGGCGCTTCATCTGGGAAGTTTGCAGGTCTTACCATTCTTTTGGCATCGTCTATAAAGTCATAAATTTGGCGCTGACCATAAGTATGATTTCCCATAGTCATAAAATCGACGCCTTCTCTTAACAATTGCTTATAAATCTTTTCAGTTAGGCCCTTACCGTGTGCGGCATTTTCAGCATTAACTATCGTGACCGTCGGACGATAATGGTGTTTTAACTTAGTTAAATAAGTACTAATCGCCTCTCTGCCAATTTTGCCAACCAAGTCACCTATAAATAATATTCTCACTGCGAGTCATCCTTTCTCAGTGCTAGTTTAATGCATATTTAAACTTAAGGAAAGTATATTGTAAAAATTTATGCCAGATATTTTGTTTTAAGTTATGTTCATGTGGTAATTGAAATAATGTACGGTTAAAAATAATTTATTAGGAGATGTAATTAATTCATGTCAATTAATATCGATCCCGAAAGTTTTGCAAATTTAGTAGTTTCAGCTAATCCTTCTAAAAGTGATGATGCTGAAGAAGTAGCTAAAGAAAGCTTGGAACTTTATATTAACGCTTATCGTTTAGCAGAACGTTATTCTAATATTTCAACAAATTCTTACGATACAGCTGAAATTATCCAAGAAGTGAAAAATACTGATTTAGAACTCACATAATCTTGTTATTTTACTAATTAATGTATATAAAAAAGGTTGCCACGATGGCAACCTTTTTATTTTGCATATTCAACTGCCCTAGTCTCACGAACAACAGTCACTTTAATATGGCCAGGGTATTGAAGTTCATCTTCAATTTGACTTTTAATGTCCCTTGCTAAGCGATGTGATTTTAAGTCGTCTATAGCATCTGGTGATACAATTACTCGAATTTCTCTACCAGCTTGTATTGCAAATGCTTTATCTACACCATCATAACTTTCTGATAAAGTTTCTAAACGCTCTAGTCTTCTGATATAGTTTTCTAATGTTTCTTTACGAGCGCCAGGTCTAGCTGCTGATAATGCGTCTGCAGCTGCTACTAAAATAGATATTATAGATGTAGGTTCTACATCACCATGGTGTGAATGAATTGCGTTAATAACTGTTTCATGCTCATTATATTTTTTCGCTAATTCTACACCAATTTCAACATGGCTACCTTCAACTTCATGATCAATTGCTTTACCAACATCGTGAAGTAGTCCCGCACGTTTAGCTAATGATACATCCTCACCTAATTCAGCAGCAAGCATGCCACTTAAATATGCTACTTCAATTGAATGTTTAAGCACATTTTGGCCATAGCTTGTACGATATTGTAAACGACCTAATATTTTCACTAAGTCTGGATGCATATTATGCACATTTATTTCAAATGTTGCTTGTTCCCCTGCATCTCTTATAATATCGTCTACTTCTTTTCGAGCTTTATCTACCATATCTTCAATCCGTCCAGGATGGATTCTACCATCAGAAACAAGATTTACTAATGCTGTTCTAGCAATTTCACGTCTGATTGGGTCAAATCCTGATAGAATTACCGCTTCAGGCGTATCGTCTATTATTAAGTCGATACCAGTAAGCGTTTCAAGAGTTCTAATATTTCTACCCTCTCTACCAATAATTCGACCTTTCATTTCATCGTTAGGTAAATTAACAACTGATACTGTTGATTCTGACGTATGTTCTGCCGCCAATCTTTGTACAGTAGTTGCTAATAACTCTTTTGCATTTTTATCGACTTTTTCTTTTGCTTCTTTCTCTTTTTCCTTAACAAGTATTGCAATATCTTGTGACAGTTCTTCCTCAACTCTTTGAAGTTGCTCATTAGCTGCTTCTTCTTGACTGAGACCAGAGATGCGTTCTAATTCTTGTTCATGTTTATTTATTAATGATTGAACACTACTCTCTTTTGCATCTACTTGTTGTTGTCTTTCTTCAAGTTTAGATTCTTTTTGCTCTAAAATTTCATCTTTTTTATCAAGCAAATCAGATTTACGTTCCAAATTTTCTTCTTTTTGAAGTAGGCGAGATTCTTGCCTTTGAAGTTCTCCTCGTCTTTCACGAAGTTCATTTTCAACTTGCTCTTTTAAGATTTGGTTTTCTTCTTTTGCTTCAAGTAGCTTTTCTTTTTTTACATTATCTGCTTCTTTATTCGCCTGATCGATGATATCTTCAGCAGTTTGTCTTGCTTGGATTTGTTTTTGTTGCAACAAATTTCGGGCAATAAAATACCCTACAACAACGCCCAGAATAATTCCTAGCAAAATGAGTAGGAGGCCTAATAAATTCACATAAACACCCCCCTTTTTCTAGGATTTGCGCTTTATATAAAAATAAATATGATTTTATTGAACTATATAATAATCATACAATGTAATTGTACGTTTAAAAACTAAGAAGTGTCAAGGTATCAACCCACAATAATATAATTTCATTTTAAATAGCGTTTTAATAGTATTTAAAAATATCTTAATTACTTTTTATTATAACTCACAAACGAATCATTTATGCTACAAGATAGTATTTAAATGTTGTTAAAATGCATCTTACAAAGGTTACTAACCTAATTGTTATCCCAGCTATAAATATTTATATACAATCAATAAATTCACCTTATTATCTCAAAAGTTTTATGAATTTTATATCCATAAATTAAGCAAAAAAGAGAAGTTTTATCTTCAAGCGATAAAACTTCTCTTTTAATGAAATGCTATATGTTGTTATTCTTCATCAAATAATGAATTTGGCGCGTTATCTTCGCTTTCTGATTCTTCAACATCACCATCAAATATGCCTAATTTTTCACGTAATTTATGATTAATGTCTTTTTTGATTTCAGGGTTTTCTTTAAGGAACATCTTAACATTTTCCTTACCTTGACCCATACGTTCTCCATTGTATGAATACCAAGCACCTGACTTATCTACGATTTCGTGTTCGACACCTAAATCAATTAACTCGCCTTCTTTAGATATACCTTTACCATACATAATATCTACTTCGGCAACTCTAAATGGTGGTGCAACTTTGTTTTTAACTACTTTAATTTTTGTTCTGTTACCGACAATTTCTTGCCCTTGTTTTAGTTGTTCTGCACGGCGAACTTCTAATCTAACTGAACTATAGAATTTAAGTGCACGACCACCTGGTGTCGTTTCAGGGTTACCGAACATAACGCCGACTTTTTCTCTAATTTGGTTAATAAACACCGCTGTTGTATTTGATTTAGAAATAGCACCTGATAATTTACGTAATGCTTGTGACATTAGACGTGCTTGTAAACCAACGTGTGTATCTCCCATTTCACCTTCAATTTCAGCTTTTGGTGTTAACGCTGCAACAGAGTCGACTACTACAATGTCAACTGCACCGCTTCGCACGAAGGCCTCTGCAATTTCAAGACCTTGTTCACCATGGTCAGGTTGAGATAAATATAAATTATCAATATCTACGCCTAAAGCTTCTGCATAAACTGGATCTAACGCATGTTCAGCATCGATAAATGCTGCAATACCGCCTTTTCTTTGCACTTCTGCAATGGCATGTAGCGCAACAGTAGTTTTACCAGAACTTTCTGGTCCATAAATTTCAACAATTCTACCTTTAGGATATCCGCCTACTCCTAATGCGTTATCTAATGTAACTGAGCCACTTGAAACGCTTGAAACTCTGCGTCCTTTGTTATCGCCCAGTTTCATAACTGAACCTTTACCAAATGATTTTTCCATATTTTTTATTACTGTATCTAAAGCTTTTTGACGATCGTTATCCAATGATGAACCTCCTAAATGAGTTTAATCTCTATTAATTATCTTAACCACATCATACATGGATTATTATAATTTAGCAAGCATTTTGCGAATATTTGTTCGCTATTAAATTGACAAAACTTCTTATAATCGAACATGCGTACTCTATAATTTGATTATTGTAGTATTATATCAGTGTTTAATAAAATTTAGTAATCTTATGAGTGCATAATTTGGCGTTCTAGATTTAATTAGATTTCTTGATTGTGTCATATTAAACGACTGTACATGTAATTTATCTTTTAACAATATGCCTAAATAAACTTTATTGTCATCATATAATAATGCAATGCCCATATCTGTTTCAAATAAATCTTTAACAATAGTTGCACCGATTGCCAATCGATTATCGATACTATCACTGTCCGTTATAAATTTATTAGAATGAGGTAACATGCCTTTCAACTTATGAGCATCATTGTAATCTTGTAATCTACTATATAATTTGCCGTCGGTTACACCATCATATATTGCAAATGAGCGACTGACCTCTTTCATAACAGCTTGCTCAAGTTTAATGTCATCCGAGCCATAATAATAGTCACCAATTCTTGATAATATTTCTTGCTTAATAGGTGCAATTAAATTTTGACATTCCTTAGTAGTTTGTCCATTAGCAGTTAGACGGATATTAACTTCATGTGTACCAGCCAATGGTGCAATTGTTGGATTAGTTTGATTATCAATTAAATCCATTAGTTCTGTTTCTACGCGAGATTCTCCAATGCCAGCAAACCTAAGTAGTTCTGAAAAGATGACTTGTTCGCCATCGAGTAAATGAGGTAATAGCTCATTTTTAGCCATTGGTTGCATCTCTTTTGGTGGCCCGGGTAGTAAGGCGATACGTTTGCCATTAGTTTCTACAAGCATACCTGGCGCCATACCAACTTTATTTTCTAATACTTTTGAACCTTCAATAACCAATGCTTGTTGTTTATTATTAGGTGTCATAACTTGATTTTGTTGTTTAAAATAATCCTCGATATACGTTAAAGCTTGTTCATCTGTAACTAAAGAACGTCCTAGTACATTAGCCACTGTATGTTTAGTTAAATCATCTTTAGTTGGTCCTAAACCACCTGTTAGAATTACTGTGTCATTATTATTTAATGCATTAGTCACTACTCGTTCTAGTCGTTCAGGGTTATCACCTACCACTGCATGTTCTAGCACACTATGACCTATGCCATTTAATAGTTTTGATAAATATTGTCCATTCGTGTTGGCAATTTGACCTAACAATAGCTCTGAGCCAACTGCTATAATTGAAACTTTCACAACTTATTACCTCCTTCAATATGTATACGAAGTACATATTAACTATACCCTCTATTATAAAACTAAAAATCTTTAAAAATCTAAGAATAATAATTGGAAAAATTCAGCTATATGCATGTTAAAAATAAAAACGATGCTTACTAATTATTTATACAATTAAAAATGACAGAAACCATATCGATTTCTGCCATTACTTATGAAAATATATTATTATTTTGCTTTAAATACATCTCTACCTTTATAGAAATATTCAACACCAGAAAGTATAGTAAAGAATACGCCAATATAAAGTAGTACTTGTCCTAATGGAAAACCTATCCATGTCGCTAATGGGTCGCCTAAGAGAATCCAAATTAACGCAACCATAGTAACCGCTGTTTTAATTTTACCTAGTTGTCCTGCAGCGCTTACGAAACCTTGTTCAATTTGTAATAAACGTAGTCCTGTTACTGCAAATTCTCTGGCAATAATAATGATTGCAACGACAGAATTAGTTAAATCTATTTGTACTAATGCTATAAGGGCAGCAGATACTAATAACTTGTCTGCTAAGGGATCCAAAAATTTACCCATATTCGTAACTAATTGCCATTTTCTGGCTAAATATCCATCGGCAAAGTCACTTAACGAAGCTACGATAAATACTATACCACTTATTATTAACTCGATTCTTACATTGTAACCTCCGATAAATGACACTGTTCCAAACCCAAAATTTGCCAATGCAAAAATTAAAAATACTGGAATTAGTATAACCCTAAAAACCGTTATCCAATTCGGTATGTTCATATAAAATCCTCTTTTCTATTTATATCTTAAATCGTTGACTTCTTATAATATGATTACCGCTAAAATCCATAGCACTATTGTAATAAGAATAACGGTACTAATAACTACTACCAATTGCAACGGTTCTTTATCTTTTCTTCTATATGACGGTGCTTCACCATTAGAAAAAGCGTGAATAGCTTCATTGATGTCACTATTTCTTCTATTTGGAATTTCGTCTCTATGAGACTCAATCAATTGATCCGAGTCTATATTAACAGCTTTAGCATATTTAGTAATAAACCCTTCAGCATAATCTGCATTTTTCAAACCGTTAAAATCATTGTTTTCGATTAACTTTAATGTTTCACGCTTAATATGTGTTTTACCTTCTAATTCATTTAGCGTCATTCCTAAACGTTCACGACGCCCTTTCAAAGTTTGACCAATAGTATTCACGGCAAGATTGCTCCTTACTTCACTACAATATTATTAAAAGAAACCAAAACCATCACCGAAGTCACCAAATCCATTTTCGCCAAAATCTAAATTATTTTTTCTTTTGACCGTATTTTTCTTCATTTCTTCATAATGAATTTCTTGGTTTTTATTTTCTCTCAACTCAATTATATAATCAAAATCATTCATTTCGTAATCACTAGTTTCGACAAATAAATCTGGATGTTCAACGACTTTAATCGCTGGTAAATTCATAACTTCTTTAACTAAATCTTGGTGTTTAGCATCTGATTCTCTTGCGGTTACGGCGCCATCAATAATGTAAACATGGTCAGAATCATATTCACCTTTAATTAATGAACTACGTACTGTTTGTTTAATAAGTGTTGAACTAATAAATAGCCATCTTTTATGCGCACAGACACTACCGGCAACGATTGATTCTGTTTTACCAACGCGAGGCATACCTCTAATACCAATCAATTTATGTCCGTTTTCTTTAAATAATTCTGCCATAAAATCGACTAACAAACCTAAATCTTCACGTTCAAAGCGAAATGTCTTTTTATCATCTGCATCTTGCTCTATGTAACGCCCATGTCTTACAGCTAGTCTGTCACGTAGTTCAGGTTTTCTCAACTTCGTAATAGAAATATCATCTATTTCGCTCACTATACCTTCAAAACGACTTACTTTTTCTAAGTTATCCGATTTAATAAGCAAACCTCTTCGCGCTTGTTCAACACCATTAATGGTAACAATACTAATACCCATCATGCCTAAAAGACTCGAAATATCACCTAATAAACCTGCACGGTTCATAGTGATTTCATATTCTAAATACCATTCTTTTTTTGTAGTAACCGTCATATTTTACACCCCTTAGTTTTCGAGCAGTGACAAGTTTAAACAATGATACAAACGGACAATTATATGTTTGTTATCGTTTGCATTTAATTATATGGTCATTATAACATTGAATATTAATTTCGTGGAACATAATATTGTCTTCTTTTTATAAATACCAACCGCCGTTAATTTTTTGAACGGTGCCGGTTACACTTTTAGCAAAAGGATGACAAAGATAAGCACACGTATGTGCAATTTCTTCTGGTTCAATTAAGCGCTGTTGCGGCAAGTCATCAAGTATTTGTTGGAGTTCTTCGTCACTCCATACCTCAGACATACGTCCTCGTACAATACCCGGTGTAATTGCATTAACCGTAACAGTTGTTAGTGCTAATTCTTGACTCATTGCTTTAACGAATCCTATTTGTGCACTTTTCATTGCTGAATACACTGATTCTAAACTAGCGCCAGTTTCACCCCATATAGATGAAATAACGATTATTCTACCATTATCACTGCGACGGAGTTGATCTACAAAATATTTAGACAGTCTAATAAATTCTCGTACATGAAGACAATATGCTTCATCAATTTGTTCCTCATGCATGTCTTGAAGTTGTCCATAAAGCGCATTGCCACCTGAATATATTAAGCAATCTAAATTATGTATAAACCCAAATACTTTATTATAATCAGACGTTGCTAATAAATCACATTGCACAAATTGCACCGCATCATTTTCAAATTGTTGGGTTAAGTTTGTTAAATCTGTGGAATTATATTGCACGATCACTTCATAACCTTCATCTAATAAACGGGTAACAATCGCTTGTCCTATCGAACCAGAACCACCTATAACAAGTGCCTTCATATTATTTCATCTCCAACCGGCTATCAACCATTTGCTCTAAATTTAAACATTGCTTAGCGGTCTCATTCACACTTTCCAACGTAATATCTTCCACTATTTCTAACATATCGAAGAGGCTTACCCCTTCAAAATGTAATTTAGTATACTGATTGGCAATATATTCTGGTGAATTTAATCCAGAAATGAATTCTCCAATAAATTGCTTCTTCAGTAATTCAAAGGCTTCATTATCTGTTAATTTACCTTGAGATTGTGCTAACTCTGCTAATAATAATTGCTTTAGTTCATCTGGCTTTTGTGTAGCACTTGAAATAATTGAAAAACTATACGTTGGTTCTAATATAAATTGGTATCCAAATGTATCGTCTATCAATTCACTATTAAGTAATGATTGGTAAAAATCTGTTTCCTCACCAAATACAAGTTCAAAAAAGAGTGTCATCTCTAAATCTTTGCGGACATATTGATCGGCCGAAGCATTCGTTAATGGCTTGTTTTTAAAACCGAGCATTAATCTTGGAGATTGTAATTTCATCTTTTCTGAGACGAACTGTTGATTAACCTCTTCTTTTTCAACTAGTGCATCTCGTTGAATCTCAGGTTGTGCTACTTTATCTCTTTTATCTTCATGTTCAGTTACAATTTTTAAAATTTGCTCGGGATCTACATCGCCCACCACGAACAACACCATATTAGATGGATGATAAAATGTTTCATAACATAAATATAAATCATCTTTCGTTATCTCATATATACTATCAACACTACCCGCAATATCTACTTTAATTGGATGGGTATCATACATCGCTCTTAATGTGTTAAACATGATTTTATAGCCTGGTTGCTCTTGGTACATTTTAATCTCTTCTGCAATAATACCTTTTTCTTTATCTACAGTTTCTTTCGTAAAGTACGGTGTTTCAACCATAGTGAGTAAACGCTTAATATTTGTTTCAACTTGGTCTGTAGCACTAAACAAATAGCTAGTACGGTCAAAACTCGTAAAAGCATTGACTTGGGCATTATCTTCTGCAAATGCTGTAAATAAATCATCTTCTTCATTCTCAAATAACTTATGTTCTAAAAAGTGAGCAACACCATCTGGAACTGTTATGTATGAATCTTGATTATGAGGTTTAAACTTACTATCTAATGAGCCAAATTGTGTTGTATATGTTACAAACGTTTTTTGAAATCCTTTTTTAGGTATAATAAAGACGTCTAAGCCATTATCTAATTTTTCTTTATACACATATTCGTCTATTTGTTGGTAATATTGTTCCTCCATTATGCTTCTCCTCCCTTAGTCAAAATATATATAGTATCTAAGACTGTCGCTTGGGCTAAAGCGATAATTTGGTCGCGAGAAACATTCATAATACCTTCTATGTATGTAGACTCTGTCATATTTGACTCGAGTAACAAGTTATTATTTAAACGTTCTATAATACTTTTAGGTCTATCTTCCGCTTCTCGTCGTTGTGAAATAATCACTTTTTTAGCTAAATCGATTTTATCGTCAGTAAAATCACCTTGTTGGAACTTTTCAAATTCTTTAATAATCGTTGCTTGGGCAGTCTCGTATTTATCAGAGGCTACACCACTCAATACAAACATATAGCCATTTTTACTATCAATTTGTGAATGGATTGAATAAGCTAGACTTTGCTTTTCGCGTACTTCATTAAACAATACTGAAGATGGATCCCCACCGAACATCATGTTTAACACAACAAAAGTGAAGTAATCATTATCTCCAAATTTAGTTGGGAACTTAAACCCCATGTTTAATTTCGCTTGATCAATTTCATCATATTCGACTACAACGTGAGGCAATTGATTTTTAGGTTTGACTTGAACATCATTAAATGATTCAAATTTAAATGGTTTTAATTTAAAATATTTATTTATATTTGATTTAACTTCCGTTTCATTGACATTGCCCACTACGTATACTGCGCAATAGTCATTTTCAATCATAGATTGATATGTATTATATAAAGACTCGTTCGTAATATGTGCTATCTTTTCTACTTGACCTGTAGAAAGTTG
This region includes:
- a CDS encoding helix-turn-helix domain-containing protein → MNTIGQTLKGRRERLGMTLNELEGKTHIKRETLKLIENNDFNGLKNADYAEGFITKYAKAVNIDSDQLIESHRDEIPNRRNSDINEAIHAFSNGEAPSYRRKDKEPLQLVVVISTVILITIVLWILAVIIL
- the yfmH gene encoding EF-P 5-aminopentanol modification-associated protein YfmH → MEEQYYQQIDEYVYKEKLDNGLDVFIIPKKGFQKTFVTYTTQFGSLDSKFKPHNQDSYITVPDGVAHFLEHKLFENEEDDLFTAFAEDNAQVNAFTSFDRTSYLFSATDQVETNIKRLLTMVETPYFTKETVDKEKGIIAEEIKMYQEQPGYKIMFNTLRAMYDTHPIKVDIAGSVDSIYEITKDDLYLCYETFYHPSNMVLFVVGDVDPEQILKIVTEHEDKRDKVAQPEIQRDALVEKEEVNQQFVSEKMKLQSPRLMLGFKNKPLTNASADQYVRKDLEMTLFFELVFGEETDFYQSLLNSELIDDTFGYQFILEPTYSFSIISSATQKPDELKQLLLAELAQSQGKLTDNEAFELLKKQFIGEFISGLNSPEYIANQYTKLHFEGVSLFDMLEIVEDITLESVNETAKQCLNLEQMVDSRLEMK
- a CDS encoding DUF3388 domain-containing protein is translated as MTVTTKKEWYLEYEITMNRAGLLGDISSLLGMMGISIVTINGVEQARRGLLIKSDNLEKVSRFEGIVSEIDDISITKLRKPELRDRLAVRHGRYIEQDADDKKTFRFEREDLGLLVDFMAELFKENGHKLIGIRGMPRVGKTESIVAGSVCAHKRWLFISSTLIKQTVRSSLIKGEYDSDHVYIIDGAVTARESDAKHQDLVKEVMNLPAIKVVEHPDLFVETSDYEMNDFDYIIELRENKNQEIHYEEMKKNTVKRKNNLDFGENGFGDFGDGFGFF
- the ymfI gene encoding elongation factor P 5-aminopentanone reductase — protein: MKALVIGGSGSIGQAIVTRLLDEGYEVIVQYNSTDLTNLTQQFENDAVQFVQCDLLATSDYNKVFGFIHNLDCLIYSGGNALYGQLQDMHEEQIDEAYCLHVREFIRLSKYFVDQLRRSDNGRIIVISSIWGETGASLESVYSAMKSAQIGFVKAMSQELALTTVTVNAITPGIVRGRMSEVWSDEELQQILDDLPQQRLIEPEEIAHTCAYLCHPFAKSVTGTVQKINGGWYL
- the yfmF gene encoding EF-P 5-aminopentanol modification-associated protein YfmF translates to MENIKPQDNFHVSVLPTTKFKTTMITLKFMAPLEEETITSRSLLSKILMRATQKYPTDKAFNRKLSELYGAYVNSYVSKFKDKHVITISLELVNEKYLKDTTPLFEQGIELLKEIIWHPLTNDGLFDETLLAQEKSLLTKKLEAVEDNKSQLAFLNLLQHMFGEQSYSQLSTGQVEKIAHITNESLYNTYQSMIENDYCAVYVVGNVNETEVKSNINKYFKLKPFKFESFNDVQVKPKNQLPHVVVEYDEIDQAKLNMGFKFPTKFGDNDYFTFVVLNMMFGGDPSSVLFNEVREKQSLAYSIHSQIDSKNGYMFVLSGVASDKYETAQATIIKEFEKFQQGDFTDDKIDLAKKVIISQRREAEDRPKSIIERLNNNLLLESNMTESTYIEGIMNVSRDQIIALAQATVLDTIYILTKGGEA